Proteins co-encoded in one Oculatellaceae cyanobacterium genomic window:
- a CDS encoding sulfite exporter TauE/SafE family protein: MMIESVITAKFWILTGGGLFSGILAGILGIGGGTVLVPLLVTLGYSPVKAVATSSLAILITATSGTVQNWRMGYINAQKVIYLGIPAIFTAQVGAYLASRVVSYLLLTTFGLLLLLNIYLVELRKRIIAKEESVNRQEFNPVVSRIGTGGAAGLLAGFFGVGGGVIMVPLQMLLLAEPIKVAIQTSLGVIIITAISACVGHALMGNVLLLEGIVLGAGGLLGAQFGTRYLPKLSDQTVSLTFRTMLGILSIYMFWQAWRSF, from the coding sequence ATGATGATCGAGTCAGTAATTACAGCAAAATTTTGGATATTAACTGGTGGTGGGCTTTTTTCGGGAATTCTTGCGGGAATTTTAGGAATTGGTGGCGGGACAGTTTTAGTTCCTTTATTAGTTACCCTGGGCTATTCACCTGTTAAAGCTGTAGCAACTAGCAGTCTAGCGATTTTGATTACAGCGACTTCTGGGACTGTACAAAACTGGCGGATGGGTTATATTAATGCCCAGAAAGTTATCTATCTAGGAATACCCGCAATTTTCACGGCTCAAGTTGGTGCTTATTTAGCTAGTAGAGTAGTATCTTATTTATTACTAACTACATTTGGTTTGTTGTTGCTGCTAAATATTTATTTAGTAGAACTTCGGAAACGCATTATAGCTAAGGAAGAAAGCGTTAATCGTCAAGAATTTAATCCTGTGGTATCCAGAATTGGTACAGGTGGCGCGGCTGGATTACTTGCAGGATTTTTTGGTGTTGGTGGTGGTGTGATTATGGTTCCGCTACAAATGTTACTACTAGCAGAACCGATTAAGGTAGCGATTCAAACAAGTCTTGGTGTAATTATAATTACTGCAATTTCTGCGTGTGTGGGACACGCTTTAATGGGTAATGTGTTATTGCTTGAAGGTATAGTTTTGGGTGCTGGGGGTTTATTAGGCGCTCAATTTGGTACTCGTTATTTACCTAAGTTATCGGATCAAACTGTAAGTTTGACTTTTAGGACTATGTTAGGGATTTTATCTATTTATATGTTTTGGCAGGCTTGGAGAAGTTTTTAG
- a CDS encoding SOS response-associated peptidase — protein MCGRFTLTQSAEIITKAFDLGDIPPFKPRYNIAPTQAIATILIKPDDTQRQLQMLHWGLIPSWAKDVKMGVKLINARAETLTEKPSFRTAFKKRRCLIIADGFYEWQQQDGKKQPFYFQLQDRQPFAFAGLWEHWEGEGEVIESCTILTTEANQVMQPIHGRMPVILDSKDYDLWLDPTVQKSDLLQSLLLPYSAEEMTAYPVSTRVNKPMNDSPECIQELVAE, from the coding sequence ATGTGTGGCAGATTTACACTTACTCAATCAGCAGAGATAATTACTAAAGCTTTTGATTTAGGGGATATTCCGCCTTTTAAACCTCGTTATAATATTGCGCCTACTCAAGCAATAGCAACAATTTTAATTAAGCCAGATGATACACAAAGGCAGTTGCAAATGTTGCATTGGGGGTTAATTCCCAGTTGGGCAAAGGATGTCAAAATGGGGGTTAAGTTAATTAATGCTAGGGCGGAAACATTAACCGAAAAACCATCTTTTCGGACAGCTTTTAAAAAAAGGCGTTGTTTAATAATTGCTGATGGCTTTTATGAGTGGCAGCAGCAAGATGGGAAAAAACAGCCGTTTTATTTTCAGTTACAAGATCGACAACCGTTTGCTTTTGCTGGGTTGTGGGAGCATTGGGAAGGCGAGGGAGAAGTAATTGAGTCTTGCACTATTTTAACAACTGAAGCTAATCAAGTTATGCAGCCTATTCATGGACGGATGCCTGTTATTCTTGATTCAAAAGATTATGATTTGTGGTTAGATCCAACTGTGCAAAAGTCAGATTTGTTACAATCTTTGTTGCTTCCTTATTCCGCAGAGGAAATGACAGCGTATCCAGTTAGTACGCGAGTTAATAAACCCATGAATGATAGTCCAGAGTGTATTCAAGAATTAGTTGCAGAGTAA